From one Solanum stenotomum isolate F172 chromosome 12, ASM1918654v1, whole genome shotgun sequence genomic stretch:
- the LOC125847026 gene encoding secreted RxLR effector protein 161-like encodes MDKAHPLNTPTVVRSLEVSKDLFRPQEESEEPLGPEVPYLSAIGALMYLVNATRPDIAFSVNLLARYSSSPTRRHWNEVKHILRYLKGTSEMDLFYTNKYSADLVGHADAGYLSDPHKARSQTGYLFTYGGTAISWRSTKQSIVATSSNHAEIIAIHEASRECVWLR; translated from the coding sequence ATGGACAAAGCACATCCATTAAATACTCCAACGGTTGTTCGATCACTTGAAGTGAGTAAAGATCTGTTCCGACCTCAGGAAGAGAGTGAGGAACCTCTTGGTCCTGAAGTACCTTAtcttagtgcaattggtgcacttatgTATCTTGTTAATGCTACGAGACCTGACATAGCATTTTCTGTTAATTTGTTAGCAAGATATAGTTCTTCCCCTACACGAAGGCATTGGAACGAAGTAAAACATATATTGCGATATCTAAAAGGGACCAGTGAAATGGATTTGTTTTATACTAACAAATATAGTGCAGATCTTGTTGGTCATGCAGATGCAGGTTATTTATCTGACCCACATAAAGCTCGATCTCAAACAGGCTATCTGTTTACATACGGAGGTACTGCTATATCATGGCGATCTACGAAGCAGTCCATTGTcgctacttcttcaaatcatgctgAGATAATAGCTATTCACGAAGCAAGTAGAGAATGTGTATGGTTGAGATGA